A section of the Parasteatoda tepidariorum isolate YZ-2023 chromosome 6, CAS_Ptep_4.0, whole genome shotgun sequence genome encodes:
- the LOC107440841 gene encoding protein C19orf12 homolog, translating into MVVNVVEAIEFVKDLTQDQQVRNTVQGSVKGGLIVGGAATLGAICLGPVGLAVGGAVGGIGAAIAAKDTFRPLPEVVADMSPQDKQRLACRVERFVQDFNVTDIASLGVLIAGNERLRVRLVGELIQYLTTEMQVAIA; encoded by the exons ATGGTTGTTAACGTTGTTGAAGCTATTGAATTTGTCAAAGATTTGACACAAGATCAACAAGTAAGAAATACAGTTCAGGGAAGTGTAAAAGGTGGCCTAATAGTTGGTGGTGCTGCTACACTTGGTGCAATATGTTTGGGACCAGTTGGTCTGGCAGTAG GAGGCGCTGTTGGTGGAATTGGAGCTGCAATTGCTGCTAAAGATACATTTAGACCACTTCCTGAAGTGGTGGCAGATATGTCTCCTCAAGACAAACAGCGGTTAGCCTGTAGAGTTGAACGTTTTGTGCAAGACTTCAATGTCACTGATATTGCTTCCCTTGGAGTATTGATTGCTGGGAACGAAAGATTGAGGGTAAGACTGGTCGGAGAGCTTATTCAATACCTCACTACAGAAATGCAGGTCGCAATAGCTTAG